The following DNA comes from Nicotiana sylvestris chromosome 10, ASM39365v2, whole genome shotgun sequence.
tcatgttcagcttttactttaaattttcaatttaaaccacttcaaaacttcaccaaatcagcccaaaactgagattcaagctccttaagttgtgcccaatctattctaataacactcactcaaaacaaatcaaaaatttgatatttttttgctacaaatagctaattggctaattgttagtaatattttattaattggtcaatttttgtaatgagctaCCTATAAATGGACATAACTGGTAATTTCCCAGGAGCTTATGACAGAGAATTTGTTGAGCCTATGTGGATCATTTGGATCCAATTTTCTAATAGCCCAGCCCAAGATTGAGTTAAGAATGGTCTGTAGTACTGTGGGCCAGTATGTGTCACATCGGCCCAAAAAGATTTATATCATTTCACAATTATCTGTGTGAGATAATCCCAATATTCTGCAAACGTAAGCAAAATATACGGATAACTTTGTTTGAACTTTGAATTTGAGAATGAATTAGAAAGTCAATAAGGACAATTAAACTTTAGAAAACGATGTTAAATATTAAATACAGTATAAATCCTAGACTTTCTAGAAGGTTCTGGAAGTGGACCCTAAACCATTAGGGACAATTTTCAGATTATTTTAGCATAATCTTATTAGgacccgtttggccatagattttcccaaaataaatttgggttttatttggcaaacATATATTTTGCCATAAATTTTACCTATATTTTAGCAAAATTCCAAATTCCAAATCCCAATAGCTGGTTTTGGGCCAAAATCCCAAAACATGTATTATTTATATATCAATGAATATGGTtataaataaaattatatttatatatcaATGAACATACGAGTACAGTACTTACAAACATTACTTAAAAGAACATAAACTTTTGTACTAAACCAATGCCGGTGATGGATTCAAACATGAGTTTCGCAACTTTGCCAGTACCTAATgcttatatacatacatacatatatatatatatatgtatatatatatatggacctATTTTCTCAATCGAGAATCTAGAAACGTCTAAATTTTAATCTGTCATAGTTATATAAGATCGTAAGAGAAATGCCAACAATATTGTTGATAGTTCTTCAATGAATTCAGGCAGGTATTACTAGAGGCATATGTAGCATTAAGGTGacaggttcaattgaacccataatttttTTATGCGAAAtataaatttatatgtaaaactttattaaaattgCAACAAATACTATATATAAATTCATAGCTTTAAAAATAACATGAGTTCAATATTAAAAATTTTAAAGGTTGAACAGCAAAAATTTTAAATTCTTAATATGCCTCTGTATTACTGTTGGAAATCACTGGATTTCACCATTTACAAAAGAAGAAAGAGGCATAAAGGTTGAACAAGAGAAGCAGATAGGTTCAGTCAAAAGAAAATGTTCGGACATAACAAAGTCTCCTCATCTCAGATGTGAGAGGACAGGTGTCATCATCCCAGCAACCAAATGAAACTTTAAGTGATTAAATCTGGACCGTCCATAGTGAAGCTCAGTTCTAGAAATTTCTCACATGTATAGAAATGAGAAAACTACCTTCTATAGCCCCTCAAAATTTTTATAGCCCATGTTTTGGCCCATTTACAGAAAATGGCCCTTCGGCCCAAACATATTGCATATAGTAGCCGAAAGGAATGAGAATTACAACACAAGCGCTTGTAGCTCAGTGGATAGAGCATCGCTTTCCAAGCTGAAGGTCGTAGGTTTGATCCTCCCTGGCGCGATAAAGTAGCcttttttttgcctttttaaaTTGTATCTTTTACTTCTGGATTTGATAAGTATTAGCTAAGAATTGAATGAAATATGTAATGCAGATCATATACGAaatgtctattttgtatattttttgtataataacagtctatttttgtatattttatgcTAGTGACagtttattttgtatattttttgtatagtaacagtctattttgtatagtgaccgTCTATTTTGAATATATGTTGTATAGTGAGAgctaattgtatataaattgtatagtgacagtctatttagtatatttttatatagtgatagtctattttgtacatattttgtataataacagtctattttagtatattttttgtatagggACAGTCTATTTAATTTGTATAGGGACAgtctatttaatatatatatatatagtgacagtctaatttgtatatttttttgtatagtgacagtctattgtatataaattatacaatgacagtttattttatatatttttgtatagtgacaatatattttgtatatattttgtatagtgacagtctatttagtatattttttgtataatgaaagtctatttgtatatattttgtacagTGAAGGCTATGCATGAGATAAAAAATTAAAGACAATTGAGACCTAAAGTTAGACTATGCATTAGTTTCTGCCATCTTTGTTTCTCCCACAAAACGCAATAAATCAAAAACCTTCATCTCCATTACTGCTACTATGACCACAACAGCACAAAGAAACCTCTCAATTTTCTACactagaaaagaaaaagcaaCGAAAACAAGAGCTAGAACCTAACGCCTCTTCTTCAGATTTTGgaccctctctctttctctcaaaTGAAAAATCAGCAGACACATACAAAAAAAGAGATCCCATTTTCCCTTCTTCGAGGACGCCTCCCCTCCTTCTGACTTCACCTTCTTTATGTTCTCAACTgaaaagaaacacacacacacacacacacaaagttTAAAGAGCACAAGATTGAGGGTGGGGAAAAACAGAGAGAGCACACAAAAAATAGAGGCTAAAGCGAGTGAGTAAGAGAGATCAAAATCACCACTGTTGGCCACCATTATTCGCCGAAATTGTTTGGTTTCAATTGGAAACCTTCAGATCTGCTTAAACTGACtagagaaaggaaagaaaaaaagaagacctTGCCTCTGTGTAAAGATTGGGTTTGAAATGTAAGGAAGGACGGTGTTTCGGTGATAGTTGGATCGGTGGCTATCCTTTTAGTTTTGGGCTACAAAATGTATACTGTAATTTTATGGCTAGCAGCTGATATTAGTTTCTAGCTGCTGGCCATAAATAAAGTTTGCTCTATAGAAAGGCTCACACGTACTAGAGATTGTAGGAAATATTAGTTGGTTAGTTTGTTAATTTTGGTCTAATATAAAGATGACAAGTGTATAGAATTTATAggattcttttattttttattttatttcctaattttcttttattaggtatATACTTGTAAAAAGCTAGACATTCTTTTAACAATGAATTCATcaatcaaaatataaaaaaaaattcatatcttcCTTTCATTACTCTATCAATTACACATGGGGTAGGGAATTCAAGATTCAAAGAAAGTGCAGAAATATACTCCTAACAAAGTGCGTAAAAGAATGTGTACAAACACGTACTATTGTCTATATGCAATTAGACCCACAAATTCAGCTAGAATTCAAATTTTGTTATTattgaaaatgagaaaaaaagagtAGGAGAAAGACCCACATTTTGTTCCACCGACAATTAACCAACTAACAAAAATACGTGATTCCCATTTCGTTTTACTATAAAATTCCCAAAAAAGCAAGACATAATTTGCTCCAGAAAACTAGTGAGAAATTATGTTCTTTATTGAATCAGGTCAATGAGTCACTCATTTGACAAGACACTCAATCGTGTTCGTttcttcaaaaaaagaaaaaaacaagagaagaatgctaattattaattttttatgttttttttccttaaatattAACATGATATAGGCATATGTTGGGCCATATCAAGTGATTACTGGAGAAAGTGAATAAAATTTAGGAGTTTAGCTTCTATGTATGGTCCGACAagtataaattttttttaaagatatcTAATCGTCGAAATTAAAAATATTCGGcgaatgtataatatatatatatatatataaccgtGTAAAATTAGAGTACAATCTAGaggaattaacctaaatagcaaCCCACTCAattatttaaactaaaaatagtaggagaatatataatatatgtataatctatgtatgTGTATAGCCATATATAACTAATGTATAATCGATATATACCGACTAAAAAAGTAAATAGTAAAACTAGCCGGTTATTTGTGTAAAAATCCCAATCTAGAAGAATTAACATACAATCTATGTACATTTCTAGAAAAAATGAATAATAAATTCGACTGCTTATTTGTATAAAAATCTCATTTTTTTTACACCATCAATTTTATTAGCCATAAAAGCTCACTTAATCAACACTCCTTTAACTGAAAAAATATGGAtagatttgaaaagaaaaaaaattatttataaaaaCGTAGTAAAATACTTTGAAACAAGTTTAGAATGTCATGAAAACGACTAATATTTGAAAACCGAAAAACATTAATAATTTATTAGAGAAAAAAGAACTATCTTAAAAAGTTAGAATACCATGAAAATGACATGTTTGGATTAATATTAAAATACTAATTGGGTTTGTACTTTGTGCATGTAAAAGTTAGACTTTGACCGTTACTCACGTGCACAACCACACATAGAACAAAGGTGATTTGAAAATAAAAACTACAAGTTGTGATAAGTTAAtcttaaaatttaaattaaacaacGTCACTATTACTaaggatttaattaattagtaGATTGTGAGAATCCCATGAGGATTTGTCATTTAGGGAATTGGGGAATAAATCACCATAAATGCCAACAAAAATAAGAATTTAAATAGCGCGTTataatattttaagaagttgatttgataaataaataattaaattccAGTCAAAGTCAATGAATAGAATAGAATAGTTCAATATCAACCAACTAGAAAACTAACTTGTTTTTTGCTTTGTTTGTATTTGGAAGTAAAGGGAGCTTTCATCCcttttattttctatttatttttaggagAAGGTCTCCTTATTTGTTGAAATATTATTTTCTCATATCTGTTCTAACATTTTTTAGAAGCAAAAATTGTAATTTCATACTTGGCATTTTTCTAACCTTTATAACCAACGTTGAAATTTTTGGGTCAGATATGAGAATTGAACTATTACTTTGATTTTTATAATCAGATTGAGACATCTAAGTTGTCcaaagaagattttttttttctattcaaAAGCACATAATGTCTAAAATTCTAACAATTTGCTTACAAAAATTAAAACGACAAAGTTACAGCAAGTGGAATCTTTATTTAATACTAGAACATCATTTTAATGATATTCCTTCTGTAACTAAATAAatgagttttaattttttttaatgacAACTAGTATATAACTGTCAGTTTCTTGattaaagtaaaaaaataaaaacagccTTAAAAATTCAAGCATATATGAtctgaattaattagtaattatctTGATTGAATTTTTCTATacaaattattttgaaaaaaaaaacttctgtTTCATAATAACTAAGAGTTTTAGGACTCGTCAGCAAATAATTAATGCAGGACCATATTGATTAAAGCAACAAAAAAAGGTTTGACAAATTAATGTTTGCTTAGCTAAGCTAAGTAATGTATGATTATTCTTAAATAATATGCAAACAGAGGCACCTAATACTAATAATTGAATTCatgttacaacaacaacaacaatccagtaaaatCTCATAAGTGAGGTTTGGGAAGGGTAGATTGGTCTCACGCCCCGAATGCagacatgaaatgcagcgtccccaacaaaaaggacgtcagtacgaaataatgtaccgagtatgtaaggcaacagaatatggcctcatcggcctaagttgagggttacccctccagagttcacagtTACATAGTAGTACGCTCGGGCCGAGTATGACACCGGATGCCAGTCTTCAGGTTTGAGGCGTGACAAGattgtatgcagaccttacccctactctggAGGGATAGAGAAGCTGTTTCCGAAGACCCTCGGcttaagaagaagaaaataaacaatAGACAATAGATTAGTGTAGTGGCGTACGCAGAATTTTTCATAAGCGATATCACTATTCTAGCAATAGGTCCGTAATAGAATATGGCCTTATAGGCCTACGTTAATGGTTACTCCTCCAGAGTTCACAATTACAGAGTGGTGTGCTCAGGCCgagtatggcaccgggtgccgtccatgcctcttcaggtttggggcgtgacaagattgtacgcagaccttaccccctaCCCCAgagggatagagaggctgtttccgaaagaccctcggttcaagaagaagaaaataaacaatACACAATAGATCAGTCTAGTGGCGTACGCAGGATTTTTCATAAGCAATGTCACTATTTTTAAGTAATAGACCCGTAACAGTCGAAAGATATTTTGTGGAGCTAAGGGAGTTCAAACCCAAGACCTCTCACATCAAAGTTGAAGCTATCAACCGCTAGACTATTGAGTTGTTTCAATGCAAGTGTGTCGCTTTTAATGATTTTATCTTGTATTTCTGTTtcacttattatatatatatggtaaAAACTTTCAACGAAGCGGTGTCCCGTGGCACTACTTGAGTCCATGTAAATCCACCCTAAGATCAGTGACAACATCATTTGGCTCTGTGTGTCATaccaaaattattttgaaaatttaaTATTACTTTTATGCATTTAAAAAAACtagaaaaaatttaatttggtgtCACTGAATTTTCTTGATTTTTGTAAATGAAGCTCAGACTCATTAATTGAATATCAGGTTAAAAAATGTCAAATTACCAGTAATTAAGAATTTAGAAGGTTCATCCTCTAAAAGCCAAAAGGACCATGAACATAATTTTTTCCATCAATGTGctcatattttatttttatattttaatgtGCCCACATTGAACGCCACATCTATACGTTGACAAGGTCAAAGGGgcgatttttctttttatttaattatttttgacTTGGTAAACGGTGGGAGTTGATTTAAAGTTAAGTCACATAGTTGGAAAGATTTTCATAATAAGTAGTGTAtgacaatttttttattttaatttttaaggcacaaaggaaataatttatagTAGTATTTATTGCATTTCCCTCCAGTCATGATCGAAAATTCTCTTGGTTTATTGCAGTTTAGTGAGGAATGGAGTCTACATACACCTAGTTCTATTTATTTACAGTAAATTGTGATAAACAAGTATCTCACTGAgataaaaaagaattaaaaaaaatttaaaaaacaagTATCTCACTAAGAATTTTCTAATTACTGGCATTTAAAATGTTGACAATGAAAAAGAAGGAATTTTAAGCAAAGTATATATGAGGAGTTAGTAAAAATCaagtttagacaaaaatttaTTAAAAAGTTTCTGTCTTGTTGTCTAAAAAATGTTATTTTTATCCCCCTAAAAGTGAAAATAATTTAAGTTGCTCGATTATATAAAGAATCAAATTCGAGATTTCTAAGCTTGTTTTGTATGACATAGAGAAATAGCCTGATTTACGACTAGTAATTACAAATTAGCTAccgtttcaaaagtaatcaaaatttagctactttttcatgtaaaaataaaatctgaataaAAATATCCTCAATAATACgaaaaaattccagcataatataccggagttcgaattttttacatatgaaGTTCCATCATATTGTGTTGGAATTTCATAATGTGCTGGAATTCCAATATAATATATAAGAAGTTTATACGTAGAAgctccataatccagcatattatgctagaactttccgTATTTCAAATAAGATATTTTTATCCAGATTTTATCTCCGTataaaatagtgactattttttaatgacgTTATAACTGCGAGCTATTGTTCCATTACCAGTCAGAAAAACACATACTATTTTTACTACATATTATGTACAACTATTAAAAAGAGCAAACGACTATCTAAGAAAATGCAACATATTATTGATTTCTTAGGCTCTCAACTTTCCTTAATTATACTAATTTTTGGCCAAGTATTTCTAACTATATGGATTTAATGAAGGTATTGTATTTAGTTGGTAAAGTCCATAGGCAATCATAATATGTGGTTGAAGGTTAGTAAGTGAAAGTCAATTTTCAGATTCTATTGAGGACTGAAATGGAGTTAAAAAGGAAAAAGGTAATAACTCCACTTAGTTAAAAATAGATGTGGATGTAGTGGTAATAAAGAGTAGAGATTTCATGCACAAGGGTGTTGACCTAAAGATAATAtttgagttttaaaaaaaaaaataatactagGTGACCTTTACATACGTATGTCTTAGTGggcatttggacataagaattgtaaaatatgggaaaaaagtgaaattttattcatgtgaaaatgatatttaaaaattaaagttgtatttgaacataaatataattttgggttgtttttgaatttttgtgagtgatctgagtgaatttttttgaaaaatagctttttggaattttttaaattttcaaaaaaatttcaaaattcattttcaagtgaaattgaaaattttatagccaaacaatgatttcaaaaaaaagtgaaaaattttcgaaaaaaaaaataaaataaaattcatgtccaaacgggctcttaagtTTTTGTAGATAGAGTTACGTAGAGcctgtttggacataagaaaattttccctttttttttaattttttttcacttttttcgaaatcagtgtttgttcataaaatttttaatttttaattgaagatgcattttgaaattttcgaaaatttgaaaaactccaaaatactgtttttcaaaattttcacttaaatcactcacaaaacttcaaaaacaacccaaaattatattcatgtccaaacagaactctaaatttcaaatctCATTTTCACTTGAAATAAATTTCACCCTATTTTAGAATGTTACAATTCTTACATTGAGACGCCCACTTAGTATTTATGCTAGTGAAAGATAGCAATCACTGATATATGGAGAATATAAATATTGGGTTTGTATGAATCTAAAATTATGGATACGGAACataaaaatatatgtcaaaaattattaaaattttaataaatCGTAATTTTTGACCTCATAATTTTAAAActaattaatataattttaaGAATCTAAAGATTGAAACCATACTCGTTAAAATCAAAATCTGTCTTTAGTACCAGATATATCAAGAAATTATTAAAGTAAacataaaataataaaatggaGTAGAAAATTTTAGGTTTATGAAAAAGCCAAAGCAAAAGTTTGATTATTAGGCGCTGACCCTATGCATTAGCTGCAACGTTGCGCAACCTTACCTTTAAATTTTGTGCATTTTGATGGTGACGTTTTAAGAAgcaagaaaaaataatttaataatcaTAACAAAAATGACTTTTAAATGACATCATCTAAAACATCATATTCATATAAATAACACATAGTTTTCAACGTGTAAAAGGTTGTCGCTTTCACTGTGTTGGGCCACACTAGAAATTGGATTTATCTGACCCCACTTTCCGTGTTCCCCCTTTGGGTCTGAACTTCCCAGGTTTacataaatttttcttttttggtggTTTTTGTATTTTAAAGATTGGTTCTTGCATTTGATCATGCCACTGCCATAGAAAACATAATAaggtaaaagaagaaaaaaaaaaggaaaaagttccTTTTTTTGGTTTTATCTAATTGTGGATTTACTTCTATGGTTCTTGCTAATTTGGGTTTTTGGTTTGAAAGATTGAATTTATATATGTGAATTTACATTGGGAATATAGTTTTTTGTCTGTCTTTTCTTGATTTGGGTTGTGGTGTTTGTGTAATTTTCTATGAGGTGATCTTGGTATTTCTTGATTCTACATTTAGTGATCtgggtatttttctttttttgctatAAGGGTTGTAAGTAATCTCAGTTTCTTGATTTGGTAAGTTTGTTCATAATTGAGATTTTGATTCTGATAATAATTTTCTAATGTatattgagccgagggtcttctggaaacaacctctctacctcttGTGTCCACAAGGTAAGGAGTAAGGTCTGTGTTCACACTATATTCCCCCGACCCCATACAGTGGAAATACACCGGATATGGTGTTGTGTATAAGAATTTGCTAATGTGTGTATATGATGAATTAGATAAAGGTGAATATGAATTCTGATTGAACTTCTTTAAAGATCAAGTCCTTTTGTTGTTTTTCGGTAGCCTACAAGTTTAGTGAGTTGAATTTCGTGAAAGtttgaatcttttttttttttttttggttctgaAATTCCTAGGTGTTTTGCTTGGAACTGGAGTGGATTGCTTTATCTCACTTGGGAGTGAATAGGTTtacaaatttggatctctaggaTATTAATTTGAGCATAAGGAGCAATTTTATTGCGTATTTGGATACctttttttaggaaaaatcaCTTTAGAGCAAGTCTGAACTTTGAGTAGAATTCTTGGAATTCTGGTAATTGCATTGATGTTTGGAGAGTTTGATAGTATCTAAGAGATGGTGTAATTTAGCTAGTTTTGGTGGTGGTGGGATGTCAATTGTTTCTCCACCTCCAACTTCTGCACCATTTCCTGTTCCTCCAATTGTCTTAACTCCACCTCCTCAGCTTTCTTCTCCGGCCCCTTCATCCCAGCCTAATGCAACAGCACCACCCGTATCTTCGTTACCTCCAACCTTACCTCCACAATCTGCTCCTTCAACGAATGCAACATCTCCTTCCCCGGCCTCACCACCTCTACCGCAATCCCCTCCTAACGTGACATCGCCTCCTCCGATGGCTTCTCCACCAACAGCTTCTGCTCCTCCAACAAATGATACAACTCCGACTTTTAGTCCTCCACCTTTACCTTCCTCACCTCCACCTCAATCTTCTCCTCCGCCTGCTAGTTCACCGCCACCTCAATCTTCTCCTCCGCCTACTAGTTCACCACCACCGGTGTCTCCTCCGCCTGCTAGTTCTCCTCCTCCTCCATCCAGCCCACCAGTTAGTTCATCACCACCTCCGAAAGTTGAGCCTCCACCTACCTCACCTCCTCCAGAACCAACTCCTCCGACAAATTCACCTCCACCGCCTCCAAAAGCTGATCCTCCTCCACCTATCTCACCTccaccacaaccaaccactcctCCAAGTTCATCTCCACCACCACCAAAAGTTGATCCGCCACCTACATCCTCTCCGCCACCTCCACAGAATCCGGATCCTACTCCACCACCACAATCTCCTGAACCTCCGGAAGGTTCATCCCCTCCGCCACCTTCGCCCGTGAATCCACCTCCATCACCAGTTTCTCCACCACCACAAGGTTCACCTCCTGCCCCAGCCTCCGACCCTCCTAAAAATTCACCCCCTTCACCACCTCCACCTGCGAATTCACCTCCATCGCCAGCATTTACGCCACCACGAAGTTCACCTCCTACACCGTCCTTGGAACCTCCTAAAAATCCACCTCCTTCACCACCAGTTCCTTCAGATGGCTCCACTACCAATAGGTCAAGTAATAATGCAGCGGATAGCTCAAACAGTCCGAGTAGTAGCGGCCTAGGGACTGGAGGTACAGTTGCCATTGGCATCGTTCTTGCTGTTTTATTGCTTAGTATTATTGGAGCAGTGGGTTGGTGCATGTGGAAGCGAAAGAAAAAGGCTTTTCGCCTCAATGGCGGGAATGTCATGCCAACCTCTGTGGGTTTCACCCCACAATCTGGTAATTTTTCACTAGCTAGTATATCATTCATTAGCACGTCAATAAATGTTTCAGATGCTTTCAAGCAACATCAATGTAATATTTGTGGTTCAAAAATATAAATTGCAATCTGAGAAGAGTGCAAATTATGTACAGAGTCTGTCTTATTGAAGATACAAGAATCAACACCTGGGACTGGAAACGGAACTGGCTCCAATTTCCTAATTTCTCCTGCAGGATCTGGTGGATTGGGAAGTTCAAAGATATGGTTTACCTATGAAGAACTAGTTAAGGCTACTAATGACTTCTCGGCTGAGAATTTGTTGGGGGCAGGTGGATTTGGTTCTGTATACAAAGGATATCTAGAAGATGGGAGGGACGTCGCAGTAAAGCAACTAGATATTGGTGGGCGCCAGGGAGACCGGGAGTTCAGAGCTGAAGTTGAAATCATCAGTAGAGTACACCATCGCCATTTGGTTTCCCTTGTAGGTTATTGCATTTCTGAGAGTAGAAGGCTCCTTGTTTATGACTATGTcccaaataacaccctttactTTCATCTTCATGGTAAATAcaaatcttttatttttctttcaaactcaCTTTTGACATTTGGTCACTAAAACTAGATGTGGATACATGAAATTTACAGCGGCTGGAAGGCCTGTTATGGATTGGACAACACGTGTTAAGATTGCTGTTGGTGCAGCTCGTGGAATAGCTTATCTGCATGAAGATTGTAACTTTCTTTCTCTTCCTTTAGTCTTATAGTTATGGTTGATTATATTCTCTTTGTTTATTCCATTGGTCTGATCTGTAATACACAACccctttgttcttgttgcctgtaATATTTACGCGATGCACTTATTCTATTTATCATTCTTTAACCTTTTTTTTTTGCATTCTTTAACTATGGATTTCATTATTATCACTCTTCTTTTGTGTTGTTCATTCTCTTGGTGATGACAGGCAATCCTCGAATTATCCACAGAGACATTAAATCATCAAACATTCTTTTGGATAGTAATTTCGAGGCTCGGGTATGTCAACATCCTCAAACTCCATTATTCACATTCTTTGACTCGCAAACTGCCTTACAATTCTTTTTTTCCACAGGTTTCTGATTTTGGTTTAGCTAAATTAGCTCAGGATGCAAAAACTCATGTTACAACACGTGTTGTTGGAACATTTGGGTATGTTCCTGCACCAAAATTAACACTAACTGGATAATAGGAAATAATGCACTACATTCCTTCTTTCTATGTGTCTATTCTAATTCCTTGGATCCTTTCAGCTACATGGCTCCTGAATATGCATCAAGCGGCAAGCTGACTGAAAAATCCGACGTATATTCTTTTGGGGTTGTGCTTCTGGAGCTAATTACTGGACGGAAGCCTGTTGATACATCTCAGCCTTTAGGGGAGGAGAGTCTAGTTGAGTGGGTATGTTTGTAGCCAAAccaatctcttccttctctctctcTTTCATCACCTTCTCTCCATATTATGTGAGAATTATGTTCTGGTTATTTATTGTAGTTACAAGTTAACGTATCTGCATGTGCAGTATAAGTACTGTTTGTGTCCATTTCGCTAGGACAACCTTTGCATCTCATGttaaataagatttggtgattcaTCCTGTCATTTTCCCCGCACAAGAACTTAGTGCGACACTGCTACTATGCAGCAAGCGTCTAGTTGCACCtcttcaaaaaaaaatcttttaggTTTCTTTGTTCTATCACACCAGCCAGCCAATGTTCTGAGTAGCACGAGGTTTCTCTGCTATAagttcttttaaaagaaattcagaCCTCTATCCTGGAAAACTTTGGGTGGAAATACTATCAAATATTTGCCTATGGAAAGTGTGTGTGCATATAATTTTCAACTTTAGGGAATAGACTGTTGCAACAGAACTTGTTTATCGTTAGACCTACCATATAGTTGCCTACTCACTGCCATTTCAATGGATAAGAGCTGCTCTTTTCTATAAATGGCAGTGAGGTTGTCCTTGTTTTTGCTTGTAAGATTGAGAAAGTTCAGAGGACAGTTTGGAAGTGGATGCACCTTAA
Coding sequences within:
- the LOC104238514 gene encoding proline-rich receptor-like protein kinase PERK9; the protein is MSIVSPPPTSAPFPVPPIVLTPPPQLSSPAPSSQPNATAPPVSSLPPTLPPQSAPSTNATSPSPASPPLPQSPPNVTSPPPMASPPTASAPPTNDTTPTFSPPPLPSSPPPQSSPPPASSPPPQSSPPPTSSPPPVSPPPASSPPPPSSPPVSSSPPPKVEPPPTSPPPEPTPPTNSPPPPPKADPPPPISPPPQPTTPPSSSPPPPKVDPPPTSSPPPPQNPDPTPPPQSPEPPEGSSPPPPSPVNPPPSPVSPPPQGSPPAPASDPPKNSPPSPPPPANSPPSPAFTPPRSSPPTPSLEPPKNPPPSPPVPSDGSTTNRSSNNAADSSNSPSSSGLGTGGTVAIGIVLAVLLLSIIGAVGWCMWKRKKKAFRLNGGNVMPTSVGFTPQSESVLLKIQESTPGTGNGTGSNFLISPAGSGGLGSSKIWFTYEELVKATNDFSAENLLGAGGFGSVYKGYLEDGRDVAVKQLDIGGRQGDREFRAEVEIISRVHHRHLVSLVGYCISESRRLLVYDYVPNNTLYFHLHAAGRPVMDWTTRVKIAVGAARGIAYLHEDCNPRIIHRDIKSSNILLDSNFEARVSDFGLAKLAQDAKTHVTTRVVGTFGYMAPEYASSGKLTEKSDVYSFGVVLLELITGRKPVDTSQPLGEESLVEWARPLFIHALEKGEFDQLADPRLERNYVATEMFQLIEAAAACVRHSAAKRPGMGQIVRAFDSLSISDLSNGMKVGESTIYNTAEQSAEIRLFRRMAFGSPDFSSDFFSQGTHHSGESAEDRV